The Xiphophorus hellerii strain 12219 chromosome 6, Xiphophorus_hellerii-4.1, whole genome shotgun sequence genomic interval CATCTGCAATTATCTCGCCCGTCTATCTCTTGATGAAGGACTGGTGATAGTTatgctgattattttttatctccGGAGTGATTCAGCTGTATTTATCATAAGTGAATCATTATGTAAATCAAATTTACCTTCTAAAAGGAGCACActtcttttgattttatcaGACCGCTGTGCACTCAGACCTCAGTGTCTGCTAGCTGGCATTTTTGACACATAAAACGGAACATGATTGTGAAAGCCACTGGGAGTAAATTGTGGTCTGCTGAGGGCTGCTAAGAAACTGCACTTGATCACGAAGTACTTGCCTTTGCAATTATGGTCAAAGCACCTACATCTGAATCAATCGCCCTGGGGCCAAACAAACCAAACGATGCCCAGGAGAGTGCTGTCCAACAGGCAACGTCCAGCACGCTCAAAACTCCTCTCAAAGAGATCACTGTGTCTTTCATCAGGAGGACCAAAATCCACGGTTTGAAGTTCATATTCTGTCCAAACAAGTCGAAACCACAGCAGCTCATCTGGACTCTGGCCTTCTTTCTTTGCATAAGTCTTCTCTGCACCTGGTCCTGCAACCGGATCCTCTACCTGATGTCCTACCCTGCTGTCACAAAGATCTACATGGTTTGGGCTCACAATATGTCCTTCCCAGCTGTCACTTTCTGCAACAAGAATGTGTTTCGTGCATCTAGTATGACTAAGGACGACCTGTATCACAGCGGTTACTGGATGGACCTCATGTATCCTAACCACACTGTCATAAAAAGGAGCCTGTCCATcctgaaagaaagccataaacCAGCTCTCCTGGGTACTGCTGGACTTCCAGAACTACACCCCGCCCCCTGATTATCTCGTCAACACCACGGAGATGATGAGTCGACTCAGCCACCAGCTGGAGGACATGCTGCTGGTGTGCAGGTTTCGTGGGGAGACCTGCACCTACAAAAACTTCAGCACTGTATGTAGAAAGAGAAGGATGGTGCTTGCCAGGTGTGGGTATGAGTGTTGCTTGCAAGGtgcattaataatttatttgacaaaGCCTCTTTAGAGCAAGATTTCTCTCAGGCTGTTTTGAGGTGTTGATGTTTAGGAGTTGAAAAAAGCCAGTCCTGTTTTTCCTctcaaactttttgtttctgattaaagAAAAGCCTCTTAAGAAAACAAGTACAGTAGCTCACAGTCATCGTCTCCAAGTaggatgtcattttttaaacatattttatgtaacCGTGATCACTGAAAATTTCGAATGTACAGTGAAGATAGTAATACTAAAATATAGACAAATATGAATGTCAATATATCAGGGATcatacaaaatttaaataaaaaatgtttctcaaattAAATATCTATATGATTTGAGGAAAAGGCACAGAGTCATATAACTAATGCTAACCTAAATTTTTGATGATCTGGATTCTAAGGTATAAATGAACTAAAATCCTGCATAAGTTCCTCCAGGGCTTCATCAGCAGCTTGACTTGTGACTACAGATTTTAAACCTAAAATTATAGTTACCTTTATCAAGAGTgcttaaaatgtacttttaaaattctttgaaaatgtgaattcatttagaatttaataaaattaacaaacgAGACAGACCTGTGGTATTGAATTATTTCTGCGcaatttagaatattttaaggctttttaattGAGTTGTTTCTTTCTTAGACTAAAAActcaacaaacttttttttacttacacttcatcttaaataaacattattgatgtaaataaaatatattaatctttcagaattattttgattttgctttgtttcagatcatcaaacaattTTATTTCCAGATAACGACaacatcaataaatacaaaaagtagtTTTCCTCTggtaatttcatttattagggGAAATAAAGCTTTGCGAACTAGACTTGTTAAGGtccatttaaataataaattaactcTGATTAGCAACCCTTTTTGGAAAACTGAGTGTAATTTCAGCAGCTCGACCCAATTACTGCAATACCTGTAGCATCAGGAAATTCACTTAAATAGAGCCTATCTGACAAAGAAAATAGGGATGAAATATCTCTCAGTGCAACACATCATTATTTCTATGTCTTTGGTGTGCCAGAGAATCACAGTGAGAGTCATTCCACAAATCTAGAAAACCCTGAGCAGTGGGGAGCTTTCCCAGAAGAGACAGAccttcataaattattttaagaattgCAAGCCTCTTTTTCTGCCATTCAGGCCATAATTAATGCTTCAACAATAAGAAAGTGACTGggtaaaaatgacatttatggTAGAGAACCagcttttgaagaaaaaattcCATCTCACatttaaccaaaaatactttgatgaTTCCTGAGGAAGTCAACCATAGTGGTAACGTGATGGTCTGGATCTGCTTTGCTGCTTAATGATCTGGATGACTTGTAATTGATGGAAACATCACTTCAGTTCTCTATCATAAAATCCTGAAAGATGTTGTTGGGCCATTGCAACCTTAAGCTAAAAGGCAGTTGGGTAATGCAGTAGCACAACTATCTatattaatgttgttgtttttcaggcTTTAACTAGTCCTGCTTCCTTCTCCACTCTTCAGTCTTTGACAGACCCAGTACTAAGCTTGGGAGAGTTTTGAATGCAGCAACAAGTTTTACTGTTGATAGATTTGGCATACATAATTTACAAACTACTACCAATAAAGAcactttgttgtctttttgtcaACTGCAAAATCCAAATGTAGCTGTGGATTGGTTCGAAGGAGTTGTACTGATCTGATGGAGGAGCAAGGTGTTTTTTAGAAAATGCGGCTAAGAAGTGAAAACAAGTGGAAGGAATTTTACTtcacaaaaacaagcagaacaAATTTCAAATCTTTCACCATAGACTTCTAATTTACAGTAGATTTATTGATAATATTCCCAGCAACATTGTCTCTTTTTTATACCacatgtaaaataatgttttacagATTGCAAAGAGACAGTGATTTTAAATCATGGtgcaaaaaagagagaagaaaaacatttttctttagtgCAGTCACATTTAATGCACACTTTATCTGCAATGAAATCCAGCATCTTTCAGTTGTGAGTACAACCAATTAAACAGGACCCTCCAGAACAGATGATTCAGGTCTTAGAATTAAATTTACTTCCacatatgttttataaacaatgggaagtgaaaaatgtggaaagagCAAATCAAAATCCTTTATGTCATCAAAATTGTTAAGAGTACTGTTGTACGTACCATGAAACAAGGTGCGTCtatttgaattttaatattattagtTCAGTTTTGTCTGCAGCtccaaatcaaattctgcttgGGGTCTCataaattttcagatttttgtaggGTCATAGTAGACTACACAGTCAAACTCTGTTTTTAGTGACTGAAACTTGATCAGTGTTCCAGTCTTAACAGTGACAGCTTTAACCCAGTTGGATATCTGAAATATAAAGTATAGAAAGATCTCACTTGGCCGCAACAGCTTCACTGTTAGTTTAAAATATCACTGCAGAACTTCtgctgtattaaaaaaagatccATCTTCATAGCCAAAGACAGccatattttgcatttaagctGTGCTTGTGTCTGAAGCATCTCTTGTCGTAGCTGAAGTGTGACTTTCTGGCCctggtgttttatttaaattgctgtgtaaaatttttaaaactcacCAGTTAGATGGTTTCGAGTCACTTAGCAGACCTCATTATATGGCCTGCAGTGGGAAAAGGCTTAGAGCTCTGTCGAACAGCATCTGTCTGAGCTGCACGAAAGTCTGTGTGAGTCGGACACGGAACACTGACTCTGATCTCTGGAGATCAACTTTGCCCAGCTGCCTGGGTTTCCGCCAGCAGACCCTTTAACACAGCCTTGCTACAGAGGATAACTGATGAAAAGTCACCAAGCGCTGGAGTTTGTGTCTTTTCTGATGTGAGGTTGATTTAGACAAGTGCTAAAGATACATGAATGGCTGAAAGCCACTGTCTGAGCTTTCTACAGTTTTCTATGGTGTTGTGAGTTCTTCTAATACTCGCAAGAGATTAGATGGCTCTAATcaatacattggaattaattatttaataggCTGGAAACATGAGTCTTTATTGTAACTTTCTACagcaattgttttatttcccaACTTTTGAGTAagataaacaaaacatcagctCATATTATTTATGACAAATAATAATCTTTCTCAACTTTTTCTCACCACATGAATAAATGCACTGTGTTGCTACCATGTTATTGGCCAGTTTTTGTGTTACTAAGTTACtgaacatactgtatatacctcataaaataatgattataTGTATGCATTTATGATATGATTAACCCATTTCTGCAAAGgtattttgtgttaaatgtttCAGTAGATCAGCTATCACATATTCACTTGTTTTTAGACTccaatgtttgtttgttttttgcttatGAGATTCAATTGCGTGTGTAGGACTACTGTAGTGACGGCTTTTTCATAGTTGCAATATGCTTATTTGCTGTGAACTCTCAACAGTTTACAACGGCAACTCAACAAACATTGCTATTTGTTGCAATGCGGTATGCTGTAAATGCTTACTATTTTGTAATATGTGTTGCCAGCCAGTTCTGCACTTTGATTCTGTCTGAAACTGATTCTAAGTGGGAGTTTGAGGAGTTTCTCGGCTTCAGTCAAATGAATTAGTTGTGGTGTATAAAACGAGACAGTGTTTCATTGTTTCAAATCATCACTCAATAGACAGATTAGTGTTAGAAGATTATAAACACATAAACCACAATTagataaagacataaaataaatagaatgtAAAATAGGTGTATTGATGTGATGTGCATAATCTCAGCAGCACCAATTTAACACAATTAAATGTAACAATGAAAGTGGTGTTGTTGTCAGCATGTTCAGCTTTCGGTTTTATGTACCTGGAGAGGATTTATGGAGTGACGATGTTGAGATCTCTgttcctgcagcagctctgaaaCAAACCTCAGACAGGGGGTAAGGACGCTGCAAGGATCTTCTCAGCTCCTCTCACTGTCCTATGATAGGACACTCTTGTTGGCCTATTGCAGATGGAGTACCATTCTGAAGTGCAGAATGCTCTGAGGATGGTCATAGGAACAGTGTGGTTTGTTGCTCGGACAGTGCAGTCTCTGCTGGGCCAGTTTCAAGTTCCCCGAGATCAATACTCCAAAGAATGTTATCTCTCTGTACTGAACAATTGCTGATGTTAATATTGTGACCTTTGGAAGTTGATAatcattgctttttttatttggcaACTTCTCCCTATACACTGAATCATCATTTCTTTAAGTTAGCTCTACCACTTCTGCATGATTTGATTATGTAACGTTTTGGCATATCAATAGTATCATGctaattatttctaattatttctaaagataagttgtttttgaagtttttctaaaacaacATAATCAACCACAAACTCTGAGGAAAAAGCTCTTTGAATGTGGAAGatttttggtgtaaaaaaatACCTGCAGTGACTCTATATTAAATATTAAGAGCTGCTGTATTATTCTGGCATTGCTTCAATCCTAGTTAGAGGTTTCATCTGTGATCAGATAGATTTTTCTGTCTTGAGTTTCTAATTCAAGGATGTTTAAACACtatatttacaataaatcaCTCAGGGCACCACTTTTCTTTGGAGTGAAATTGGGTAAAAAATAGATGGCTGTTGCTGCTACCGAGGTACATTCTTTAATTTCCTAAACCAGTGCCTGTTCAAAGCCAATGCTTCTTTCTCTGGTAATCAGAAAACCTCTGCAATGATTACCTCTTCTGCACAATTACACACTGACATGTAATACATCTTGTACTGGTGCACAGCTTGCAGTGGTGCTGTGGGGAGGTTGTTACTCATACTCATTCTCTTTTTGgggcttttttttgttctctgtttaCAGATTTACACACGCTACGGGAAATGCTACACCTTCAACTCAGGGTTAGATGGCAACCCTCTGCTGACCACATTGAAAGGAGGCACAGGGAATGGCCTGGAAATCATGCTGGATATCCAGCAGGATGAGTACCTGCCTGTTTGGGGAGAGACAGGTCAGTGCAACTTTAAACACTGTTCTTACTTATGCTAACAGGTGAACAGATTTATGGAAACCTCTCCTTTTAAGGATCTACCGTTCCTTGTAAAAATATTCCCGCCCCTTGATTTCTTTCACATATTATCGTGTTACAATCACAACCTTCTGTGTATTTAATTGGGATCTTATGTAattgaagcagaaggaaaattgtatttttcaatatttttttaacaaagcaaaaactgtGTGGCTTGCATTTGTGATCACCTCCCTTTACTTAAACACCACTAAACAAAACCTACTGAGAACAGACCCATAGAGAGCaatgcttaagaaaaaaaacctgcaagAAGCTGCTGAAGACATAAAActtggggtcaaagttcagcttcCAGTGGGACAGCAAACCTAAAAAGCTTCAATGGAATGGTTTAATtcaagcatattcatgtgttagaatggccttgCCAATGCTCAGAattaaatccaattaaaaataaGTGGCAAGACTTCAAAAAAGCTGTTTGTAGACGCTCTtcatctaatctgactgagtttaCATAATCAGATTGCCCATTAAATGACACAGGAATGGGCAGAAATTCCCATCCTTAGCTGTGAAACACAGATAGAAGCATGCACTGAAAGAGTTCAGGAGGTCTAAATACAAACCCACTGCAAATTACgttaaaacaatttttgttgttgttggtctGTTACTTAAAAATGACTCAAGTGATATTAGTATTTTTAGACGCACTAtagaaaagataaaacaattCCATCTGtagtattgttttgttttcttatgttttattgtttccattttttcctcCAGGTGCACCACTGTGAGTAGATTCAATAAAGTGTGCTCTAATAAATCTCTATTACAATATGCAGGGACattactgatttaaaattaaCTAACACACCAACAGTTTCATTGGTATTGCTTCACCcagcaataaaacacaaatattgcaaaaactGTTAATCACGGAGTCCTGAaaccggaaaaaaaaaaaaaaacacccacagaGCGGCTTCCCTTTGATGGCcgtaaatgttatattttttgcCGTGCTGTATCCACAGATGAGACATCGTATGAAGCAGGCATCAAGGTTCAGATCCACAGCCAGGATGAGCCACCCTTCATTGACCAACTGGGATTCGGTGTAGCCCctggttttcaaacttttgtgTCATGTCAGCAGCAACTGGTACCTAACGATCAGCCTccaacctctttttttttcgcTCTGCCTCATTGAGTGTTTGTACCCAAATTTTTGCCAGCTAGTGTCCATTATTGCTGTGTGACAGTGCATGGAGCAAAATCAGATCGTTGATCTACCCTCTCTGCGAAAAGTGGAGTTAGTGTGGTTTTCACTAAATGAAACTTGGGGAATTAAAGCAGCCAAGAATTATTGACAGAGCAGGGCCAAGTAATGATTAGATGGAAGCATATGAGTGTAATGTTCCTTACGGAGCCAAAACCACTTAGGACTGCAAAGCATGCAAAAATATATGGCTGCTCAGACTGAGTCCTCTATTTTTAGCCAAGGAGGAAAAATATGAATGTGTCTTTTTGATCACTGCAAAACCTGTCAGGATTTACAAAGTGATGCGCAGCATGTTTTATATGAAAGTGCTTTTATTTGCaggtttcaaaaagaaaaaatgtcttggatCATCTTACAGTATCTCCAGCTAAGaataacaaaaatctgaaaacacttGGATAACGTCTTGAGGAAAAGGTGTAAAAAAGAAACCTGGCAGACTTCTTGTTATGATGTCTAGTTTTTCACTTGCAGTGGCTCTAAAGGCATATATTTTATGAGAGCAATGACCTACAGCTATTTTGCACAGACTTTGATTTAAGGACACAATTTTATGACTAAAAGAAACGCCTGTGGCAGGGTTTGTTGACTGCAGAAAATTTGCACGACAGCCCCGGCCCCACCGCCGTCAGTGAAGGATGAAAAGTAATAACTATATTGGAGCCTGAATTGATCGAAAGTGCCGTCATGGATAGTCATAACAGTGAGAACACATGGATTTCCAATCCAAATCTAGTGAAACTCTACAGCATTTATATGATGTTGCCTGTAGTACAGATTCCccatgtgtctttttttctcttttctaggaaaacacacaagacaaacaATGATCATTGCGTTTTCAGACAGACGCAGGGACAGACAGAAAGGCAAAAAGCTTATGTTAAAAATGCAGTGGTGCTACAAAGAGCTTTAAATTTTGCAACGATTATAATAATTACGCTTTATGATCAACTGTATTTTTGCATTGTGCTGCTGGCTCATTAAAATTTCTGGCACATAATCAGTTTTAGTGAAGTAAGGGATACTTGAGCtgttaatcaaattaatttccttAGCAATTAATGAAGCCAGATTTGAATGATTTTGCTCCGAAAGTTAATCAGCTTGGCTGCTTCATCAGCATGAACCAAATGTTAATGTAAAATCTGTCTTGTTTGAGCAGAATAGCATGGGATGATTGAGGCATATTTTTGGCACTTGGACACCACAAAAAGATTATGCATTAAATTGTTTTGGAGAACTTGCTGTGAAAAACGGGACtctcttattttcttcttttaaatgtcATCAGTGCTCAACGTTTACCATCATTCAACTGTCATCAACAAGCGAATCAGATATATTAATCACCATCGCAGGGTTTCATCCTGAAAGCGAAAGAGCATAGATTAGTCATTAATAATCATGACACAAGCAGCCATAGCAGCGATGCGTTTATGAGTTGAAAGATGGGTGCATTAATTAGGTTACCATTAAAGTCTGACAAACATTTATATCAGTAATTGTCCTATGCTATGAGTACAATATGCCGCCAATGCTATAGTCTTAAAATAAACGAGACGTGATTtccatattttcatttgtgatTCCTTTTTCAGAGGAATTGAATTTTAAAACCCGATCCTGAAACAGGACTGAGTTGAATTTAATCGTTCATTGCATCACACCAATCAGAATTTTGGGCTAACCCTGCCAACGTGTTGCATGACATGTAGAAGTTGAAACCTCTAAAGGATATCATCAAACCACTTTGCTATACTCTATGCTGCATAGTTTTGCCCTCTCTCACTTTCTAACAACCTGAATAGATCTCAAAGATTTAGATAATAGCTCATTACAtgtctcttcctcctctggttTCCATTTAAACACCTCTactgaaaatattactttatttgaACTTTATCTGAATCCTACAATGCAGCAGAGTTTTTGCTTGGGACTTTCACTTTTACAGGGTATTTGCCTGATGCGACTTATCCCTTTCTGCCCTTTACCTCAGTGTTGCTTGCCTTTTAATTTTGATAATGATGTGGGCTGTGTTCCCTCACCCCTCACCCTAGATGAGACGTCCTATGAGGCCGGAATAAAGGTACAGCTTCATTCTCAGTCAGAGCCTCCTTTCCTCCATGAGCTGGGCTTTGGGGTCGCCCCCGGCTTCCAAACATTCGTTTCCACTCAAGAGCAGAGGGTAGTGTATGTGTGACTAGGCTTGCTGCATGCTGCAAAATACCATGTTGTTCAGTTCCTCCACACCTGTTAAGTTCCACTCTTTTATCCGCTGTTTTACCCTCCCTACAAGGAATGGATTCATGTGCCTCCCGCCTGTTCACTCTTCTGTGTGGCTGAAGCAACTACTTGTAACAGTTTCTGCTGTGTATCCTCGTCATCTTTGTCTTCTCTGTTCAGGAGTTAATGTGTGTCAGTTCTTTAAGTTACATATCCAAGTCTGTATtctaattaaaattttgtttgtagTTCAGTTGTACCCCTTCCTTTTCATGTACAGCTTTGTCAACATGAGGTCTTTATTTTTGCTCGCATATCTCAATAGAGCATATTATAGAAACTCTGCCTTGTAGCATCTGAAAGGACCAGACTGTGTGATTCATTAGGTTTTATCCCCTGTGAGGATTCTGCCTTCTGGTCTAGTCTAGTACATTGCTCACCGGGGGGGTTCTCTCTGGTGCATGTCCACATCTGAAAGACTGCGGGTTAGAAAAGGTGTTCAATAAAAGCTTAATTATGTTTGCTAGTTTAGCTCCACTCAATCAGTGAATTGCACTTCATCTCCGTCGCTACCTATTGACTAAATGACCCTTTGATTGTTGGAGTTGGCCTGGTTAGAGCTGCTAGATACGATAGAGACTTTCACTTGACCCCTAATGTGACGATAGCACACAATTCCTCTGAGACGTTTGCCAGGAAAAAAGCTTTTGGCACTGATTGCCAGTCAGTCCCATGTTGAAATTAAAAACTACTGCAAATACAAAGTCCTAAAGCAAACtggattatatatatatgcataaacttgtttgtattttttttttctttttgtattgcTTTGTTATGAAATTGGTATTAgctccaattaaaaaaaagactgaaaatctTGGTGGTAATTAGatgtcagtttttttcagtACAATAGAAGTAGAAGATCTGAATGGACTCCAGACACACTGAAGCAAACATAAATGGAGCAAATCACTGCAATTGTAAGCCTGAATAATACATATGAACAAAATTACTATTGTTCTGTTATACATGtagttttctttagtttcataAATGTACAGAGTCTAGCAAAAGTATAAACATTCCTCAacccttttcacattttgtcccacAATAGCATCAAAAACTCAATATCTGACTGTGATTTTATAGTGCATCCAGAAAGTTTTCTCAGCACTtcaattttccacattttgataTTATGCATCCTTACTCCAAATTCTATTAAAACTACTCTCTCTCCTCAAAAGACACATATTATTCcattatgaaaaaaagaaggttttgagtttttagcaatttaaaaaaaaaaaataacaacactaAGTTACTGTAGGGAAACAAAATCTGTCCATAGTTTGTGGTGTCCTGTCAAAACTATCCAAGTTTCAATTTCTAAGAATGTCTCTAATCCCATGGTTCTCTGTTTCCTCCCAGAAACCAAACCTGCATCAGTAATGTTCTGCATGATGTCTGCTTGCTGCGACACTATGAACAATAATACTGTTCTGACTGCAAATGTTTTGCCTCCTGTGTCTCagagcacatttttatttaaagacatctgttttttcagtgtacgTATGTGTGTTGGGTTTTGTGAGCTCGTCCTCTTTTGTACTTATTCGGCTGTGCACTgggcttttgtttcttttttgttgtttggtgTAATCCTGTGAGCCGACGTACTGAGGGAAAACATGTGCTGTTTGCTCTTTCAGCTTCAGTACCTCCCACAACCTTGGGGAGATTGCAAGTCCACACCGATAGACTCAGAATTCTTCTCCACGTATAGCATCACCGCATGCCGCATTGACTGTGAAACCCGGTACCTGCTGGAGAACTGCAACTGCAGAATGGTTCACATGCCCGGTATGAATTCAGATTTAGCCTGGCTTGTGAAATAATTCCTCCCCCAGTGGTGCTTAAATAAGTAATGAGCTTCACGTTTACATTATTCCAAATAGGTACTTCAACAGTTTGCACACCTGAGCAATATAAAGACTGTGCTGACCCAGCTTTAGGTAAGCCcgcacattttattgtgttcagcatgagtttttttttttttacattaacagTGTGGAACCCAGAGCTCAGGAGGTTTGCCATGAGCATATTCCAGGCTTAAGATAGTACTTATGTTGCTTCAGAAATTACTTTCCTCTCAGATAGTGCtgaagcaaaataataaaattattgtttaaaaattcCATTATGAAGATTTGCGATGTGACTGTGCTTCGCTGAGCTCAAATAAATCGCACCAGTTTTATTCCCTCCCCCCTCCTCTTCTCTCCAGTAATATGGCTTCAGTCATTATTTGCTTTCATAGAAAGTGAACGATGGCAGCGAGTATATTTCTGTTACATGCCGTGGTATTTTTAGCACAAACTAAGAGCTACTGTGTGCaggtttgtttgatttttctttttttttttttgctttgttttcaaataGATCGCAATATTTGTAAATGACTTTGATCATCCACAGACTTTTTGGTAGAGAAAGACAACGATTACTGTGTCTGTCAGACCCCCTGCAACATGACTCGCTATGGCAAGGAGCTGTCCATGGTAAAGATCCCCAGTAAGGCATCTGCTAAATATCTGGCTAAGAAATTCAACAAAACTGAGCAATATATTGGGTAAGTATTATGTAGTATCAGTGAAGTATTTAGTCAGCTATTTTTCTTTCCTGATGCATTTTGAGCCAAGTCTCCATCGTTCACCTTCAATGTAACAATAATGAAAGAATCTTACTCAGGTAAATGTGAGATATAAACTGATGTAATGTTATATATCACAGGATATAATATGTGCTGGGTATGCTCTTGTCTGTCCTCTCTACAGAGAAAATATATTGGTGTTGGACATCTTCTTTGAAGCTCTAAACTATGAGAAAATTGAGCAGAAGAAGGCCTATGAAATTGCAGGGCTTCTTGGTAAGACTCTCACAGTTGACTATTCtctcagagaaaaaaagcatGACTTTGGTATCAGCACTCAGCGGATCCCTGGCGCAAAGTTCACATTGTGCATCGGAGCCTGGTGCTTTGAGGGTTACTCTTTGAACTCGCAGATAGGCTGAACACATTTTCATAATCTGATGCTCTTCCAAGGACAGCAGGGCTGGTTCTGATGAGAAACTGGGCCTGCGTGGACACTTTTGACAACTCTGTTCAGATTGCACAGAGATACAGAGAATTAGATGTGACAGCAATGGGAATGGCTTCATGCACCATTGTTCAATTAGTGTACCTGCCTATATCTGTTAATCTCTTCCTCTGTAGGTGACATTGGAGGTCAGATGGGGCTTTTCATTGGAGCCAGTGTTCTAACAATACTGGAAATATTCGACTACCTATACGAGGTAAAAACTTGGCCTTTTTACTTATTCACATGTATTTTGGAACTATTATCATAACAAAGGTTCAGTgtgatattatttttgttttattttatgtagaCTTGATATTACCTAGAGAATCCCTTTGAAATGTACAATCTACAAGGTAGTCCTCACCAAGCTTGGCTGCTCTACAACAGTTTCATGCAGAAAAGATAAATATGCACCACACGTTTTAGTATTTACATATCTTTGATATGATTAACAAATTAGATTTACAGTTAGATTTACAAATTAGATTAACAGTTCATTAATCTGCAAAATACTTACACCCAATTGGCTGTCCCTCAGAATCCTTACAGGACAGGAAAAAAGAAGGGAGCTCAccaaaaaatagttttgtgaatgaaaatgcaccaataattaaaatgtccCACCTCATTTTTTGTTACAACTAAAAGCTTAAATAGCTTTTATAGGATGTTATGTGACATATCAACAGAAAGTTTCTATATCtgtatttactttttacatGGAAGCAGAAgcttttgcccattcttcttaaCAAAAACACCTCTATATCAGTCACATTATATGGGGATCATctgttaaaatacatttttaaatcttatgACAAGTTCTCAATTGACTGTATGTCTATACTTTGAATGGGTCAATCTAAGACATGACTATCCTGTGttctaaacc includes:
- the LOC116721245 gene encoding acid-sensing ion channel 1C-like — encoded protein: MVKAPTSESIALGPNKPNDAQESAVQQATSSTLKTPLKEITVSFIRRTKIHGLKFIFCPNKSKPQQLIWTLAFFLCISLLCTWSCNRILYLMSYPAVTKIYMVWAHNMSFPAVTFCNKNVFRASSMTKDDLYHSGYWMDLMYPNHTVIKRSLSILKESHKPALLGTAGLPELHPAP
- the LOC116721243 gene encoding acid-sensing ion channel 1C isoform X2, whose translation is MKGSSEESIESVRPSNLQAFANISTLHGMSHIFAYGHMTFRRFLWTISFLGSLSLLMLVCMDRVSYYLEYPHVTKLDEVAATNLTFPAITFCNLNEFRFSKITKNDLYHVGELLALLNNNHQIANPHLAEAEVLAVLKEKANFQNFKPKLFNMTDFYNRTGHDIGDMLLQCTFRGEECFAVNFTTIYTRYGKCYTFNSGLDGNPLLTTLKGGTGNGLEIMLDIQQDEYLPVWGETDETSYEAGIKVQLHSQSEPPFLHELGFGVAPGFQTFVSTQEQRLQYLPQPWGDCKSTPIDSEFFSTYSITACRIDCETRYLLENCNCRMVHMPGTSTVCTPEQYKDCADPALDFLVEKDNDYCVCQTPCNMTRYGKELSMVKIPSKASAKYLAKKFNKTEQYIGENILVLDIFFEALNYEKIEQKKAYEIAGLLGDIGGQMGLFIGASVLTILEIFDYLYEVFKDKVLGYFVRKKRPQRCQSDNLEFPENPTSPGVTPNHAPRAHVTPSGVTRTVSDSRRTCYLVTRL
- the LOC116721243 gene encoding acid-sensing ion channel 1C isoform X1; translated protein: MKGSSEESIESVRPSNLQAFANISTLHGMSHIFAYGHMTFRRFLWTISFLGSLSLLMLVCMDRVSYYLEYPHVTKLDEVAATNLTFPAITFCNLNEFRFSKITKNDLYHVGELLALLNNNHQIANPHLAEAEVLAVLKEKANFQNFKPKLFNMTDFYNRTGHDIGDMLLQCTFRGEECFAVNFTTIYTRYGKCYTFNSGLDGNPLLTTLKGGTGNGLEIMLDIQQDEYLPVWGETDETSYEAGIKVQIHSQDEPPFIDQLGFGVAPGFQTFVSCQQQLLQYLPQPWGDCKSTPIDSEFFSTYSITACRIDCETRYLLENCNCRMVHMPGTSTVCTPEQYKDCADPALDFLVEKDNDYCVCQTPCNMTRYGKELSMVKIPSKASAKYLAKKFNKTEQYIGENILVLDIFFEALNYEKIEQKKAYEIAGLLGDIGGQMGLFIGASVLTILEIFDYLYEVFKDKVLGYFVRKKRPQRCQSDNLEFPENPTSPGVTPNHAPRAHVTPSGVTRTVSDSRRTCYLVTRL
- the LOC116721243 gene encoding acid-sensing ion channel 1C isoform X3 yields the protein MGAPEEEAPRPPSDITVFGANCTLHGLSHIFLPGGVTFRRLLWAAAFCSSLSIFLLQVVDRVIEYYQYPYVTILDEMDSPVMYFPAITMCNYNSFRKSKISRNDVFWMAGMLGVEQGDFDDFMAVLGQPTGNSQFFPTKSFDMLDFVKRTSHDIEEMLLDCKYRGKDCGPENFTTIYTRYGKCYTFNSGLDGNPLLTTLKGGTGNGLEIMLDIQQDEYLPVWGETDETSYEAGIKVQIHSQDEPPFIDQLGFGVAPGFQTFVSCQQQLLQYLPQPWGDCKSTPIDSEFFSTYSITACRIDCETRYLLENCNCRMVHMPGTSTVCTPEQYKDCADPALDFLVEKDNDYCVCQTPCNMTRYGKELSMVKIPSKASAKYLAKKFNKTEQYIGENILVLDIFFEALNYEKIEQKKAYEIAGLLGDIGGQMGLFIGASVLTILEIFDYLYEVFKDKVLGYFVRKKRPQRCQSDNLEFPENPTSPGVTPNHAPRAHVTPSGVTRTVSDSRRTCYLVTRL